One genomic region from Candidatus Woesearchaeota archaeon encodes:
- a CDS encoding MFS transporter — translation MDRFFFSVGSIGAIIAPILAGFIADWHLAKTIFLVSIVFMILSILLLVLIPEKKKSKTKIKLRDLNPLYEISDFLKYRRLQGMAILGMTMNAKGQIITIFFPIFVVKTLGLPVYWFGILWGIGPFIHMFQFYFGRIADSISAQFGVMLGVFIVCISMLFMPLATGITSLAIILFVYGLGSSIWNVTAWSLMSSVAEKHDMEGEVVGTYYSLSYFAMFLASLFGAYIVDAIGIARTLQTFAVVILCMTVVSYFFFRPIFHNVVSKN, via the coding sequence TTGGACAGGTTTTTTTTTAGTGTTGGATCAATTGGAGCAATTATTGCTCCTATTCTTGCAGGATTTATTGCAGACTGGCATTTAGCAAAAACAATATTCTTAGTCTCAATAGTATTTATGATTCTCTCAATCTTGTTATTAGTTTTAATACCTGAAAAAAAGAAGAGTAAAACTAAGATTAAACTAAGAGATCTTAATCCATTATATGAGATTTCAGATTTTTTAAAATATAGAAGATTGCAAGGAATGGCAATTCTAGGAATGACTATGAATGCAAAAGGGCAAATTATAACAATATTTTTCCCTATTTTCGTAGTAAAAACTTTAGGACTTCCAGTATATTGGTTTGGAATACTTTGGGGGATTGGGCCCTTCATACATATGTTCCAATTTTACTTTGGAAGAATTGCCGATAGTATTTCTGCACAATTTGGAGTAATGCTTGGAGTTTTTATTGTATGTATTTCAATGCTCTTTATGCCACTTGCAACTGGAATAACTAGTCTTGCAATTATTTTATTCGTTTATGGATTAGGATCAAGTATCTGGAATGTAACAGCTTGGTCTCTCATGAGCAGTGTTGCAGAAAAACATGATATGGAAGGAGAAGTTGTTGGAACATATTATTCATTGTCATATTTTGCAATGTTTTTAGCATCATTATTTGGAGCATATATTGTTGATGCAATTGGAATAGCAAGAACATTACAAACATTTGCAGTAGTTATACTTTGTATGACTGTAGTGTCATATTTTTTCTTTAGACCAATTTTTCATAATGTAGTTTCTAAAAATTAA